In Rutidosis leptorrhynchoides isolate AG116_Rl617_1_P2 chromosome 2, CSIRO_AGI_Rlap_v1, whole genome shotgun sequence, one genomic interval encodes:
- the LOC139888075 gene encoding probable serine/threonine-protein kinase PBL23, with protein MMGCFWCCMIQKRAKRKKGSCDFKETKEESFPGFSLGNDSFRRRYITDEIAKYGKQNISSQFFTYEELSAATNNFNYNSLIGEGGFGRVYKGHIATKDTDVAVKKLDRNGYQGNREFLVEALLLSLLDHSNLVNLIGYCCDGDQRILVYKYMPNGSLEDHLFNWGAEEQKPLEWDIRIKIAMGAAKGLEYLHNKADPPVIYRDLKASNILLDEDWNARLSDFGLAKLAPTGEQTHITTKVMGTYGYCAPEYALTGRLTRKSDVYSFGVVFLEMISGRRVIDGSRPSEEQHLIAWAEPLFRDRRKFHYMADPLLEGRYPIKALYQALAITAMCLQEDATKRPDISEVVKVLEYLTSEESKEQSTENHDASSERG; from the exons ATGATGGGTTGTTTCTGGTGTTGTATGATCCAAAAACGAGCCAAAAGAAAGAAAGGCTCTTGCGATTTCAAAGAAACTAAGGAAGAATCCTTCCCCGGATTCTCTCTAGGAAATG ATAGCTTTAGACGAAGATATATAACGGATGAGATAGCGAAATATGGAAAACAGAACATTTCTTCACAATTTTTCACATACGAGGAGTTGTCCGCGGCCACCAACAATTTTAACTACAATTCATTGATCGGAGAAGGCGGTTTTGGGAGAGTCTACAAAGGCCACATTGCCACAAAAGACACG GATGTTGCTGTAAAGAAACTTGATAGAAACGGATACCAAGGCAACCGAGAGTTTTTGGTTGAGGCTTTGTTGTTGAGTCTTCTTGATCACTCGAATCTTGTTAACTTAATCGGATATTGTTGTGATGGCGACCAAAGGATTTTGGTTTACAAGTATATGCCCAATGGCTCCCTGGAAGATCACCTCTTTA ATTGGGGAGCCGAAGAGCAAAAGCCGTTAGAATGGGACATAAGGATCAAGATTGCAATGGGGGCAGCAAAAGGGCTCGAATACTTGCACAATAAGGCGGACCCACCGGTGATCTATCGTGACTTGAAAGCTTCAAATATTCTACTTGACGAGGATTGGAACGCTAGGCTTTCTGATTTCGGGCTAGCCAAGCTGGCTCCAACCGGTGAACAAACTCACATCACAACTAAGGTGATGGGAACTTACGGTTATTGCGCCCCGGAGTATGCATTGACCGGACGGTTGACTAGAAAATCTGACGTTTATAGCTTTGGAGTCGTGTTCTTGGAAATGATCAGCGGTAGGCGAGTCATCGATGGTTCACGACCAAGCGAAGAACAACATTTAATCGCTTGG GCCGAACCATTGTTTAGAGACCGAAGAAAGTTCCACTATATGGCGGATCCATTGCTTGAAGGGAGATACCCGATCAAGGCGTTGTACCAAGCTTTAGCGATAACAGCAATGTGTTTGCAAGAAGATGCGACAAAAAGACCCGACATAAGTGAAGTTGTAAAGGTTTTAGAGTATTTAACTTCCGAAGAAAGCAAAGAACAATCAACCGAAAATCATGATGCTAGTTCTGAGAGAGGTTGA
- the LOC139888076 gene encoding uncharacterized protein, with protein sequence MTLKPSKMHPVETPIKIGTKGTVGSLMMKELEYFNRLEVQSHTNTLQVLEAAAKSQPESKIENKVTINSKSKKRSNKFIPSICSAIDVANNNGPKTISGFSYKTLKADARRSQV encoded by the coding sequence ATGACTTTGAAACCATCTAAAATGCATCCTGTAGAAACACCAATCAAGATTGGCACAAAAGGAACTGTTGGATCACTTATGATGAAAGAACTCGAGTACTTTAACCGGCTTGAAGTACAGTCTCATACGAATACTTTACAAGTTCTTGAAGCAGCTGCGAAAAGTCAACCAGAGTCCAAGATAGAAAACAAAGTGACCATAAACTCCAAAAGCAAGAAAAGGAGCAACAAGTTCATACCAAGTATATGCTCTGCCATTGATGTAGCGAATAACAATGGGCCTAAAACGATTTCGGGGTTTAGTTATAAAACTTTAAAAGCGGATGCTCGTAGATCGCAGGTTTAG